The following are from one region of the Actinoplanes sp. L3-i22 genome:
- a CDS encoding GNAT family N-acetyltransferase produces the protein MTASLLEPAAREWKEALAHVAHDMYHVPDYVVLDARLYGGTPAAFHFERGARRLLIPLIVREIPGSELRDALSPYGYPGPVSDAAPGDTLFWRAACEALADTMRAAGIVSVFVRLHPLLNAPSPVLGEAGALVRHGETVSMDLTVSVEEMWQQTRSDHRNHINRAKRAGTQVVFDDWGRLAEWVEVYHDNMRRVGAADYYFFTYKHLAALHDAVGDRMHLAVALEDGEVVGGNTFFEYDGIATGYVSSTRRARGRYADELLYDSVRRWCKDRGAEIFHLGGGKGGANDSLFSYKAGFSPSRHPFHTWRMVTDQTAYARLVLDRKPEADPADLTGVFPSYR, from the coding sequence ATGACGGCATCGCTGCTCGAACCGGCGGCCCGGGAGTGGAAGGAGGCGCTGGCCCACGTCGCGCACGACATGTACCACGTGCCCGACTACGTCGTCCTCGATGCCCGGTTGTACGGCGGCACCCCGGCCGCGTTCCACTTCGAGCGGGGTGCCCGGCGGTTGCTGATCCCGCTGATCGTCCGGGAGATCCCCGGCTCCGAGTTGCGGGACGCGCTGTCGCCGTACGGCTACCCCGGTCCGGTCAGCGATGCCGCTCCCGGTGACACCCTGTTCTGGCGTGCGGCCTGCGAGGCGCTCGCCGACACGATGCGGGCGGCCGGGATCGTCTCGGTCTTCGTCCGCCTGCACCCGCTGCTGAACGCGCCGTCGCCGGTGCTCGGCGAGGCCGGCGCGCTGGTCCGGCACGGCGAGACGGTCTCGATGGACCTGACCGTCAGCGTCGAGGAGATGTGGCAGCAGACCCGCAGCGACCACCGCAACCACATCAACCGGGCGAAACGCGCCGGCACCCAGGTCGTCTTCGACGACTGGGGCCGGCTGGCCGAGTGGGTCGAGGTCTATCACGACAACATGCGGCGCGTCGGGGCCGCGGATTACTACTTCTTCACGTACAAGCATCTGGCCGCGCTGCACGACGCGGTCGGGGACCGGATGCACCTCGCCGTCGCGCTGGAGGACGGCGAGGTGGTCGGGGGCAACACCTTCTTCGAGTACGACGGGATCGCCACCGGATACGTCTCGTCCACCCGGCGGGCCCGCGGCCGGTACGCCGACGAGCTGCTCTACGACTCGGTCCGGCGCTGGTGCAAGGACCGGGGCGCGGAGATCTTCCACCTGGGCGGGGGCAAGGGCGGGGCGAACGACTCGCTCTTCTCCTACAAGGCCGGCTTCTCGCCCAGCCGGCACCCGTTCCACACCTGGCGCAT